From Afipia carboxidovorans OM5, one genomic window encodes:
- a CDS encoding ABC transporter permease codes for MLRYASKRVVLAILVALAVSFAAFLLLSVATDPAAAIAGEGAEPEVIEHIREQLGLNRPLLVQYGSWLLSVFRGDFGTSYYWHQPVGTLIVQHLPVTLTLALSAIFVTLIVAIPLGTIAALYPNSLIDRLALGLAVAAQAMPSFWLALILIILLGVMLPIFPISGDATALNYVLPAIVLGAHSVPAVMRLTRVGVMDVMASDYIRTARAKGFYGYRLLWRQVMRNALLPVVSVLSVQLGYKLGGSVVTETVFAMNGLGRFALQSIVGGDIPTVQMLVVLFAMTFIGLTLLADLLNAWLDPRIRLA; via the coding sequence ATGCTTCGCTACGCATCCAAGCGCGTCGTCCTCGCCATCCTCGTGGCGCTCGCGGTTTCGTTCGCGGCGTTCCTGCTGCTGAGCGTCGCGACCGATCCCGCCGCCGCCATCGCAGGCGAAGGTGCGGAGCCCGAAGTGATCGAACACATCCGCGAACAGCTCGGGCTTAATCGTCCACTGCTTGTGCAGTATGGAAGCTGGCTGCTGTCGGTCTTCCGCGGCGATTTCGGCACGAGCTATTACTGGCACCAGCCGGTCGGCACGCTGATCGTGCAGCATCTGCCGGTGACGCTGACGCTGGCGCTGTCCGCGATATTCGTCACGCTGATCGTCGCGATCCCGCTCGGCACCATCGCGGCACTTTATCCGAATTCGCTGATCGACCGCCTCGCGCTCGGCCTTGCCGTCGCCGCGCAGGCGATGCCCTCGTTCTGGCTCGCGCTGATCCTCATCATCCTGCTAGGCGTGATGCTGCCGATCTTCCCGATCTCGGGCGACGCCACCGCGCTGAATTACGTGCTGCCCGCGATCGTGCTCGGCGCGCATTCGGTGCCGGCGGTGATGCGGCTGACGCGCGTCGGCGTGATGGACGTGATGGCGTCGGACTACATCCGCACTGCGCGCGCGAAGGGCTTCTACGGCTACCGGCTGCTGTGGCGGCAAGTGATGCGCAACGCACTGTTGCCGGTCGTCAGCGTTCTGTCGGTGCAGCTCGGCTACAAACTCGGCGGCTCTGTCGTGACCGAGACCGTGTTCGCGATGAACGGGCTCGGCCGCTTCGCGCTGCAATCCATCGTCGGCGGCGACATCCCGACCGTGCAGATGCTGGTCGTGCTGTTCGCGATGACCTTCATCGGACTGACGCTGCTCGCCGACCTTCTCAATGCGTGGCTCGATCCGCGCATCCGGCTCGCGTGA
- a CDS encoding ABC transporter permease: MSEMDLSFKAAAASEPAGELLDAAPARPKLWRNIMHHPGLVIGLVVLASLVLLAVFAPWVSPYDPYDQSLPQRLLPPFWVDGGSTAHLLGTDHLGRDYLSRLLYGARVSLLIGFGAASIGCVIGVTLGVCAGYFGGLIDRIVSFILTCQLALPGLLLAMALVFLIGPSVGVVICVIGFLHWSYYLVVTRAATQKIRDLEYITAARVIGSSRLQIMTTEILPNLFSEIIVIFSLEVGVAVLAEAALSFLGVGIQPPTASWGLMIAEGKVSVFLRPWLVILPGIFIFLLVLAANLVGDGLRDLMSAESRR, encoded by the coding sequence ATGAGCGAGATGGACCTCTCCTTCAAGGCCGCGGCCGCCTCCGAACCAGCCGGAGAGTTGCTCGACGCCGCGCCGGCCAGACCGAAGCTCTGGCGCAACATCATGCACCACCCCGGCCTTGTGATCGGGCTCGTGGTGCTCGCAAGCCTCGTGCTGCTTGCGGTGTTCGCACCATGGGTGTCGCCTTACGATCCCTACGACCAGAGTTTACCGCAGCGCCTGTTGCCGCCGTTCTGGGTCGATGGCGGAAGCACCGCGCATCTTCTCGGCACCGACCATCTCGGCCGTGATTATCTGAGCCGCCTGCTCTATGGCGCGCGGGTATCGCTATTGATCGGCTTCGGCGCGGCCAGCATCGGCTGCGTCATCGGTGTGACGCTCGGCGTTTGCGCCGGATATTTCGGCGGGCTGATCGACCGCATCGTCTCCTTCATCCTCACCTGCCAGCTCGCGCTGCCGGGCCTGCTGCTCGCGATGGCGCTGGTGTTCCTGATCGGCCCATCGGTCGGCGTGGTGATCTGCGTGATCGGCTTCCTGCACTGGAGCTATTATCTCGTGGTGACGCGCGCGGCGACGCAGAAGATTCGCGATCTCGAATACATCACGGCGGCACGCGTGATCGGTTCGAGCCGGCTGCAGATCATGACCACGGAAATTCTGCCGAACCTGTTCAGCGAGATCATCGTGATCTTCTCGCTCGAAGTCGGCGTTGCGGTGCTGGCCGAAGCCGCATTGTCGTTTCTCGGCGTCGGCATCCAGCCGCCGACGGCCTCGTGGGGCCTGATGATCGCCGAGGGCAAGGTTTCGGTGTTCCTGCGGCCATGGCTCGTGATCCTGCCCGGCATCTTCATCTTCCTGCTGGTGCTGGCGGCAAACCTCGTGGGCGACGGGTTGCGCGACCTGATGAGCGCGGAGAGCCGGCGATGA
- a CDS encoding ABC transporter substrate-binding protein, whose product MRAAIVAACLTLVGITPTLAGRADDTLVIAIEGEIPTLDHLYTTARDTIVVSELTDDGLFYVDPDTLAYVPLAAESYTQIDDTTIDVTIRPGVRFHDGSTLTADDVVYTFNWVIDPATNTNRGRLIANWLDRVERLGPMSVRFHLKHPYPLAIRDMAFSVQLRKAGAYQGTEGKPDPTAQALTLNGVGPYKVTNFQPGKSVTLTRFEDYYAASPKGRPAIKTIIFRTIPDLSTQQAELVSGKVDWMYNVPADVAANIGATGYAVHLTGPTLRINFIPLDAAGLTGADNPLTKRDVRRAMIHAINRPDIVKYLVQGDAEVINSACHPLQFGCEQDVHKYAYDPAEARRLLAKAGYPDGFEFEFWAYRERQVAEAIAADLAKVGIRARLRFVTLTTLNQARKKHRVPAFFASWESGSTADTATIAETHWSMKSDRNLAQDVFVAQRMEAAAKTIDRAERQRLYSEALRRIAEEAYWIPLYTYSQDYLVSKDLAYPVPKDGLPRLFRAHWRAAKAS is encoded by the coding sequence GTGCGCGCCGCGATTGTTGCTGCGTGCCTGACGCTGGTTGGCATCACGCCGACCCTTGCTGGCCGCGCGGACGACACCCTCGTGATCGCGATCGAGGGCGAAATCCCGACCCTCGACCATCTCTACACCACCGCGCGCGACACCATCGTCGTCTCCGAGCTGACCGACGACGGGTTGTTCTATGTCGATCCCGACACGCTCGCCTATGTGCCGCTCGCAGCAGAGTCCTACACACAGATCGACGACACCACGATCGATGTCACCATTCGCCCGGGCGTGCGCTTTCACGACGGATCGACGCTCACCGCTGACGACGTCGTCTACACTTTCAACTGGGTGATCGATCCCGCGACCAACACCAATCGCGGTCGCCTGATCGCGAACTGGCTCGACCGTGTCGAGCGCCTTGGGCCGATGTCCGTGCGCTTTCACTTGAAGCATCCCTACCCACTTGCGATCCGCGACATGGCGTTCAGCGTGCAGTTGCGCAAGGCAGGCGCCTATCAGGGCACTGAGGGCAAGCCTGATCCGACCGCGCAGGCGCTGACGCTCAACGGCGTCGGCCCCTACAAGGTGACGAATTTCCAGCCCGGCAAAAGCGTGACGCTGACGCGGTTCGAGGATTACTACGCCGCGAGCCCGAAGGGCCGCCCGGCGATCAAGACCATCATCTTCCGCACCATCCCGGACCTGTCCACGCAGCAGGCCGAGCTTGTCAGCGGCAAGGTGGACTGGATGTACAACGTGCCGGCCGATGTCGCCGCCAACATCGGCGCGACCGGCTATGCGGTGCATCTCACCGGCCCGACGCTGCGCATCAACTTCATTCCGCTCGATGCGGCGGGGCTCACCGGCGCTGATAATCCGCTGACCAAGCGCGACGTCCGCCGCGCCATGATCCACGCCATCAACCGGCCGGATATCGTCAAGTATCTCGTGCAGGGCGACGCCGAGGTGATCAATTCCGCCTGTCACCCGCTACAGTTCGGATGCGAGCAGGACGTGCACAAATACGCCTACGATCCGGCGGAGGCACGCCGCCTGCTTGCCAAGGCAGGCTATCCCGATGGCTTCGAGTTCGAGTTCTGGGCCTATCGCGAGCGTCAGGTGGCGGAGGCCATCGCCGCCGATCTCGCCAAAGTCGGCATCCGCGCGCGGCTGCGTTTCGTCACGCTGACGACGCTCAACCAGGCGCGCAAGAAGCATCGCGTCCCGGCCTTCTTTGCAAGCTGGGAATCCGGCAGCACCGCCGACACCGCAACGATTGCGGAGACGCACTGGTCGATGAAGTCGGATCGCAATCTCGCGCAGGATGTCTTCGTCGCGCAGCGCATGGAAGCCGCCGCCAAGACCATCGACCGCGCGGAACGCCAGCGCCTCTACAGCGAAGCGCTGCGCCGGATCGCCGAGGAAGCCTACTGGATTCCGCTCTACACCTATTCGCAGGATTACCTCGTCTCGAAAGATCTCGCTTACCCGGTGCCAAAAGACGGGCTGCCGCGGCTGTTCCGTGCGCACTGGCGCGCGGCCAAAGCCTCGTAA